The following coding sequences are from one Pseudonocardia sp. HH130630-07 window:
- a CDS encoding DUF397 domain-containing protein produces the protein MTDETGLVWRRSSLSNGNGGNCVEVADLPDGGRALRDSKDQGTGPVLRFTPAEWRAFVLGVRDGEFEV, from the coding sequence ATGACCGACGAGACCGGCCTGGTCTGGCGCAGGTCCAGCCTCAGCAACGGCAACGGTGGCAACTGCGTCGAGGTGGCCGACCTCCCCGACGGCGGGCGCGCCCTGCGCGACTCCAAGGACCAGGGCACCGGCCCCGTCCTGCGCTTCACCCCCGCCGAGTGGCGCGCCTTCGTCCTCGGCGTCCGGGACGGCGAGTTCGAGGTCTGA
- a CDS encoding 3-keto-5-aminohexanoate cleavage protein, with product MGEPHLLVHCTLGQITVDGDEARLAHIEHLAGDPALRPEFASVDVGSTNIDRYIAEERRFATTDRSYVNSTGTLIHFLTRMRELGVRPVLACWSIPFVRMLEPFFQMQLLDGPAYVLLVHTEAPVLGGHPATAAGLRAYLDTLPRDRPIQWTVNGKPANILATAAEAIRLGGHVAIGIGDYPYPELGLPTNAELVARVADLARSLGREVATPEEAREMLGLRTGRIGG from the coding sequence ATGGGGGAACCGCACCTCCTCGTCCACTGCACCCTGGGCCAGATCACCGTGGACGGCGACGAGGCCCGGCTGGCGCACATCGAGCACCTCGCCGGAGATCCCGCGCTGCGCCCCGAGTTCGCCTCGGTCGACGTCGGCAGCACGAACATCGACCGGTACATCGCCGAGGAACGCCGGTTCGCCACGACCGACCGGTCCTACGTCAACAGCACCGGGACCCTGATCCACTTCCTCACCCGGATGCGGGAGCTCGGCGTCCGGCCCGTGCTGGCCTGCTGGTCGATACCGTTCGTCCGGATGCTGGAGCCGTTCTTCCAGATGCAGCTGCTGGACGGGCCCGCCTACGTACTCCTCGTGCACACCGAGGCGCCGGTGCTCGGCGGGCACCCGGCGACGGCCGCCGGGCTGCGCGCCTACCTCGACACGCTCCCCCGGGACCGCCCGATCCAGTGGACGGTGAACGGCAAGCCGGCCAACATCCTCGCGACGGCGGCCGAGGCGATCCGGCTCGGCGGCCACGTCGCCATCGGGATCGGCGACTACCCGTATCCCGAGCTCGGCCTGCCGACCAACGCCGAGCTGGTGGCGCGGGTGGCCGACCTGGCACGGAGCCTCGGCCGCGAGGTGGCGACACCGGAGGAGGCCCGCGAGATGCTCGGGCTGCGCACGGGGAGGATCGGCGGATGA
- a CDS encoding DUF397 domain-containing protein — protein sequence MSDETNLVWRKSSFSNENGGACVEVADLPDGGRALRDSKDRGTGPVLRFTPGEWRAFVLGVRDGEFEI from the coding sequence ATGAGCGACGAGACGAACCTGGTCTGGCGAAAGTCCAGCTTCAGCAACGAGAACGGCGGCGCCTGCGTCGAGGTCGCCGACCTCCCCGACGGCGGGCGCGCGCTGCGCGACTCCAAGGACCGGGGCACCGGTCCGGTCCTGCGCTTCACCCCCGGCGAGTGGCGCGCCTTCGTCCTCGGTGTCCGGGACGGCGAGTTCGAGATCTGA
- a CDS encoding IS5 family transposase: MPRTAVLTDAQWARLAPLLPSSEGRRGCPFRDDRRVIEGIIYRYRCGLPWRDVPAEFGPWQTLWKRHRRYSGDGTWDHILAALLVEADAAEVLGWAVSVDSTIIRAHQHAATLKRDTGGRIELHESARRTSRSRAGTVPRRAVDEDPPAR; encoded by the coding sequence GTGCCGCGTACCGCTGTCCTGACTGATGCCCAGTGGGCCCGTCTGGCGCCGCTGTTGCCCTCCTCCGAGGGTCGTCGCGGGTGCCCGTTCCGCGATGACCGCCGGGTGATCGAGGGGATCATCTACCGGTATCGGTGCGGGCTTCCCTGGCGCGACGTCCCAGCCGAGTTCGGGCCGTGGCAGACGTTGTGGAAGCGGCACCGCCGCTACAGCGGCGACGGCACCTGGGACCACATCCTGGCTGCTCTTCTGGTCGAGGCCGACGCCGCCGAGGTGCTCGGGTGGGCGGTCAGCGTGGACTCCACGATCATCCGTGCCCACCAGCACGCCGCGACCCTCAAGCGCGACACAGGGGGCCGGATCGAACTACACGAATCTGCTCGCCGAACCAGCAGATCACGCGCTGGGACGGTCCCGCGGAGGGCTGTCGACGAAGATCCACCAGCTCGTTGA
- a CDS encoding HpcH/HpaI aldolase/citrate lyase family protein has protein sequence MTARLLRSWLFLPADNERFAARALTGDADAVILDLEDAVADRSKAAARAGAARHTGDAGNAARHLYVRINALDTPHALADVTAVVGPGLEGIVLPMAGRAADVEILDWLLTQAEHAGGLPVGRTAVVPLVECAAGVVRMGEIARASTRIRTLAYGSGDLAADVGMPWEATGSGDIGVRSLLALHCRDAGIGPPLDSVSMAIDDEDALRAEAHRSRDLGFGGKLCVHPRQVATINETYLPSAARVEWAHRIIAATDEAEARGAGAVRLDGQLMDIATIESARRILDLVAAAR, from the coding sequence GTGACGGCGCGATTGCTGCGGAGCTGGCTGTTCCTCCCCGCCGACAACGAGCGCTTCGCGGCCCGGGCACTGACCGGCGACGCCGACGCCGTCATCCTGGACCTGGAGGACGCGGTCGCCGACCGCAGCAAGGCCGCGGCGCGGGCCGGGGCGGCGCGCCACACCGGTGACGCCGGCAACGCCGCCCGCCACCTGTACGTGCGGATCAACGCCCTCGACACCCCGCACGCGCTCGCCGACGTCACCGCCGTCGTCGGCCCGGGGCTGGAGGGGATCGTGCTGCCGATGGCGGGCCGGGCCGCCGACGTCGAGATCCTCGACTGGCTGCTCACCCAGGCCGAGCACGCGGGCGGGCTGCCGGTCGGGCGGACCGCCGTCGTCCCGTTGGTCGAGTGCGCAGCCGGTGTCGTGCGGATGGGCGAGATCGCCCGGGCGAGCACCCGGATCAGGACGCTGGCCTACGGCTCCGGGGATCTCGCCGCGGACGTCGGCATGCCGTGGGAGGCGACCGGATCGGGCGACATCGGTGTCCGGTCGCTGCTGGCCCTGCACTGCCGCGACGCCGGGATCGGGCCGCCGCTGGACTCCGTCTCGATGGCGATCGACGACGAGGACGCGCTCCGGGCCGAGGCCCACCGGTCCCGGGACCTGGGCTTCGGCGGCAAGCTCTGCGTCCACCCCCGGCAGGTGGCGACGATCAACGAGACCTACCTGCCGAGCGCCGCCCGCGTCGAGTGGGCGCACCGGATCATCGCGGCGACCGACGAGGCCGAGGCCCGGGGGGCGGGCGCCGTCCGGCTCGACGGGCAGCTCATGGACATCGCGACCATCGAGTCCGCCCGCAGGATCCTCGACCTGGTGGCCGCCGCCCGCTGA
- a CDS encoding MFS transporter, which translates to MPPTGADAGRAPGAFRLLRGNRPLRALFTARVVSYAGDSMSLVALMLHVAGTTGQGLAVALLLLVGDFVPSLFGPLTGAVSDRFDRRRVMIVCECAQGVLVLAIALSLSSLTMPLLLVLVALRSLASQVFQPASRSAVPALVGGRDLETANSTIGFGANGAEAFGPLLAAALLPVLGIQGVLLVDAASFLASAVVLLAVGPMPPVRDPDAGPASLLTEARVGLGYILRTCAVRIVATGFCAVVLFNGVDDVALVLLATDTFRSGDSSVGLLLGAVGVGLLLGYAVLTRHAHLLTMPVLLVGGFLVSSAGNVLTGLAWSVAAAFTVQAVRGLGLAAMDVASSTLLQRMVPPDMLGRVFGNFYGAVGVAAAASYVGGGLLLDATDAPTTLIVAGGAGVVCTMVVAVTLPRALRRHTGPEAVDG; encoded by the coding sequence ATGCCGCCCACCGGTGCCGATGCCGGTCGCGCGCCGGGCGCGTTCCGGCTGCTGCGCGGGAACCGGCCGTTGCGGGCGCTGTTCACCGCACGCGTCGTCTCCTACGCGGGGGACTCGATGAGTCTCGTCGCGCTGATGCTGCACGTCGCGGGGACGACCGGGCAGGGTCTGGCCGTCGCGCTGCTGTTGCTGGTGGGCGACTTCGTGCCGTCGTTGTTCGGTCCGCTGACCGGGGCCGTCAGCGACCGGTTCGACCGGCGCCGGGTCATGATCGTGTGCGAGTGCGCGCAGGGTGTGCTCGTCCTGGCGATCGCGCTGTCGCTGTCGTCGCTGACGATGCCGCTGCTGCTGGTGCTGGTCGCCCTGCGGTCGCTCGCGTCGCAGGTGTTCCAGCCGGCGTCGCGCTCGGCCGTCCCGGCGCTGGTGGGCGGGCGGGACCTGGAGACGGCCAACTCGACCATCGGGTTCGGCGCGAACGGGGCCGAGGCGTTCGGGCCCCTGCTGGCCGCGGCGCTGCTTCCGGTGCTGGGGATCCAGGGCGTGCTGCTGGTGGACGCCGCGTCGTTCCTGGCGTCGGCGGTCGTGCTGCTGGCCGTCGGCCCGATGCCGCCGGTGCGGGACCCGGACGCCGGTCCCGCATCGCTGCTCACCGAGGCGCGGGTCGGCCTCGGCTACATCCTGCGCACCTGCGCGGTGCGGATCGTCGCGACGGGCTTCTGCGCGGTGGTGCTGTTCAACGGCGTGGACGACGTGGCGCTGGTCCTGCTCGCGACCGACACCTTCCGGTCCGGGGACTCCTCGGTCGGGCTGCTGCTCGGCGCGGTCGGTGTCGGGCTGTTGCTCGGGTACGCGGTGCTGACCCGCCACGCCCACCTGCTGACGATGCCGGTGCTGCTGGTGGGCGGATTCCTGGTCAGCAGCGCCGGGAACGTCCTGACCGGTCTCGCGTGGTCGGTGGCGGCGGCGTTCACCGTGCAGGCGGTGCGGGGGCTGGGGCTCGCGGCGATGGACGTGGCGTCCTCGACGCTGCTGCAGCGGATGGTGCCGCCCGACATGCTCGGCCGGGTGTTCGGGAACTTCTACGGTGCGGTCGGTGTCGCGGCTGCGGCGTCCTACGTCGGGGGTGGCCTGCTGCTCGACGCCACCGACGCGCCGACCACGCTGATCGTCGCGGGCGGGGCGGGTGTGGTGTGCACGATGGTCGTGGCGGTGACGCTGCCCCGTGCGCTGCGCCGGCACACCGGCCCGGAGGCCGTGGACGGCTGA
- a CDS encoding GntR family transcriptional regulator encodes MTQSITATTIARLRDMIVHGEFAPGEHLVESTLATRLGASRTPVRAALAAAHQSGLLEHTAHRGYVVRAFDLEEFVDAYEARGLLEGAICRKVAENGLSVQAETRMRGAIERVNQLLAANETVDGLVRDRWRDLNEQFHGELLTELGETSLVRLLRNLRESALIAPVVATYDRELLETYNAQHEQILECLIRRQGQRAEYLMREHVLLAAERTAATIEADQRASGSGRAVSS; translated from the coding sequence ATGACGCAGTCGATCACCGCGACGACGATCGCCCGGCTCCGGGACATGATCGTCCACGGCGAGTTCGCCCCGGGCGAGCACCTGGTGGAGAGCACCCTGGCCACCCGGCTGGGAGCGTCCCGGACGCCGGTCCGCGCCGCGCTCGCGGCCGCCCACCAGTCCGGACTGCTGGAGCACACGGCGCACCGCGGCTACGTCGTCCGGGCCTTCGACCTCGAGGAGTTCGTCGACGCCTACGAGGCACGCGGCCTGCTGGAGGGGGCGATCTGCCGCAAGGTCGCGGAGAACGGGCTCTCGGTGCAGGCCGAGACCCGGATGCGCGGCGCGATCGAGCGGGTCAACCAGCTGCTCGCCGCCAACGAGACGGTCGACGGCCTGGTGCGCGACCGCTGGCGCGACCTGAACGAGCAGTTCCACGGCGAGCTGCTCACCGAGCTGGGCGAGACCAGCCTCGTCCGGCTGCTGCGGAACCTGCGGGAGAGTGCACTGATCGCCCCGGTCGTCGCCACCTACGACCGGGAGCTGCTCGAGACCTACAACGCCCAGCACGAGCAGATCCTCGAATGCCTGATCCGCCGCCAGGGCCAGCGCGCCGAGTACCTCATGCGTGAACACGTCCTGCTCGCCGCGGAGCGGACGGCCGCCACGATCGAGGCCGACCAGCGGGCCTCGGGGTCCGGTCGGGCGGTGTCGTCGTGA
- a CDS encoding IS5 family transposase yields MLAEPADHALGRSRGGLSTKIHQLVDGHGRPLVVLLGPGQGGDSPMFPHLMARLSIARPGPGRPRTRPERVRADKAYSSRAIRRHLRERRIIAVIPEPSDQQGHRKRRGSRGGRPPAFDPVDYRNRNVVERGFCHVKQWRGLATRYDKLALTFRGGAVLKAIVTWLRALGDTP; encoded by the coding sequence CTGCTCGCCGAACCAGCAGATCACGCGCTGGGACGGTCCCGCGGAGGGCTGTCGACGAAGATCCACCAGCTCGTTGACGGGCACGGCCGCCCGCTGGTGGTCCTCCTCGGCCCCGGCCAGGGCGGCGACTCGCCAATGTTTCCGCACCTGATGGCGCGCCTGAGCATCGCCCGACCGGGCCCGGGACGACCCCGGACCCGGCCTGAACGCGTGCGCGCGGACAAGGCCTACTCCTCACGCGCGATCCGCCGGCACCTGCGCGAGCGCCGGATCATCGCTGTCATTCCGGAGCCCTCTGACCAGCAGGGACACCGCAAACGACGCGGCTCACGCGGTGGCCGACCGCCCGCATTCGATCCGGTCGACTACCGAAACCGCAACGTCGTCGAGCGCGGGTTCTGCCACGTCAAGCAGTGGCGCGGGCTGGCCACCCGTTACGACAAGCTCGCCCTGACCTTCCGCGGCGGCGCCGTCCTGAAGGCAATCGTCACCTGGCTCCGCGCATTGGGAGACACACCCTAG
- a CDS encoding helix-turn-helix domain-containing protein, with product MAQGPTIRRLQLGRELKRLREGTGLLRDAAAEDLGRDASTISKIENGKMTISLGDVKSLLMLYGVPLDSDDARRLLDVAKEARKRSTHRVPDWVRAFVGFEAEASEIRDYETSVVPGLLQTESYIRALTQAGDPTRDPAEVDRLVAIRQERQARLTSGTPPRLWMVMGEAVIRRLAGFDPSVQREQLEHLRAVADLPNVSLRIIPFSARPHPALGAAFQILTLPEPTGHQVVYLEDLWSADYVDRDAQVTEYTQVFDRICDAALTPTGTAQMIDDTMGELR from the coding sequence ATGGCACAGGGACCGACGATCCGCCGACTCCAGCTCGGGCGGGAGCTGAAGCGGCTCCGGGAGGGCACCGGCCTGCTGCGGGACGCCGCGGCGGAGGACCTGGGCCGGGACGCGTCGACGATCTCCAAGATCGAGAACGGCAAGATGACGATCTCGCTGGGCGACGTGAAGAGCCTGCTCATGCTCTACGGCGTCCCCCTCGACTCGGACGACGCACGGCGGTTGCTCGACGTGGCGAAGGAGGCGCGGAAGCGGTCGACGCACCGGGTGCCGGACTGGGTGCGGGCCTTCGTCGGTTTCGAGGCGGAGGCGAGCGAGATCCGGGACTACGAGACCTCGGTCGTGCCCGGGCTGCTCCAGACCGAGTCCTACATCCGCGCTCTGACTCAGGCCGGTGACCCGACCCGCGACCCCGCGGAGGTCGACCGTCTGGTGGCGATCCGACAGGAGCGCCAAGCCAGGCTGACCTCCGGTACTCCACCTCGGTTGTGGATGGTCATGGGCGAGGCCGTGATCCGACGGCTCGCCGGTTTCGATCCGTCGGTGCAGCGCGAGCAGTTGGAGCACCTGCGCGCCGTGGCCGACCTGCCGAACGTCTCGTTGCGGATCATCCCGTTCAGTGCTCGCCCACATCCCGCTCTCGGCGCTGCGTTCCAGATCCTGACGCTGCCCGAGCCCACCGGACATCAGGTCGTCTACCTGGAGGATCTGTGGAGCGCCGACTACGTGGACCGCGATGCTCAGGTCACGGAGTACACCCAGGTCTTCGATAGAATCTGCGATGCCGCGCTCACGCCTACGGGCACGGCGCAGATGATCGACGACACGATGGGTGAGCTGCGATGA
- a CDS encoding HARBI1 family protein, with translation MSDPVTYTAVLPIGEHTVAYLARLLAAQRCRRGTRPRRRALTPFAQAVLVIRWFCDATRVRHLARDNAISTATTYRYLHEGIDVLASAAPGLHGALLAARLAGHTHVHLDGTLIATDRCRALGPTAGVDLWWSGKHHRHGGNVQVVSAPDGWPLWTSPGRPGREHDVTCARAHPGLLEDLDHWIDDDHAALGDLGYEGEAHRLTVPIKPIPAGGRTVDQRTVNSLHSATRALAERANALLKTTFATLQRVTLCPWRTGAITAAALVLLHTEYDRTT, from the coding sequence ATGTCCGATCCTGTCACCTACACCGCTGTCCTCCCGATCGGGGAGCACACCGTGGCCTACCTGGCTCGGCTTCTGGCCGCTCAACGCTGTCGCCGCGGTACCCGCCCCCGGCGGCGGGCGTTGACCCCGTTCGCCCAGGCAGTGCTGGTGATCCGCTGGTTCTGCGACGCCACCCGGGTCCGGCACCTGGCCCGCGACAACGCGATCAGTACCGCGACCACCTATCGCTACCTGCACGAAGGCATCGACGTCCTCGCCAGCGCCGCACCCGGGCTGCACGGTGCCCTGCTCGCCGCCCGCCTCGCCGGACACACCCACGTTCACCTGGACGGCACCCTGATCGCCACCGACCGCTGCCGCGCGCTCGGCCCCACCGCGGGGGTCGACCTGTGGTGGTCGGGTAAACACCACCGCCACGGCGGGAACGTCCAGGTCGTGTCCGCCCCGGATGGATGGCCGCTATGGACATCCCCGGGAAGACCCGGGCGCGAACACGACGTGACCTGTGCCCGAGCCCACCCCGGTCTGCTCGAAGACCTCGATCACTGGATCGATGATGACCACGCCGCGCTGGGCGATCTCGGCTACGAAGGTGAGGCCCACCGACTCACCGTGCCGATCAAACCCATCCCCGCCGGCGGCCGAACAGTCGATCAGCGCACCGTCAACAGCCTGCACTCAGCCACCCGAGCACTCGCCGAACGAGCAAACGCCCTGCTCAAGACCACCTTCGCAACGCTACAGCGAGTCACCCTCTGTCCCTGGCGCACCGGCGCGATCACCGCCGCCGCGCTCGTGTTACTCCACACCGAATACGACCGCACAACATGA
- a CDS encoding IS3 family transposase has protein sequence MSVARFIADQRTFHRVPHTLACALLGVSISWLYKWLDRAARSDGGATATEKRRCALDAAVAVAFDDAQRLHGSPRLHADLCEAGWRVSEKTVADSMRRQGLVARRIKRHNGLTRQDRTAPKFPDLLRRGFTAAEPNRRWVGDMTEIPTAAGKLYLATVIDLYSRRLLGAATGLHPNAELACAAIRMAVAARGGADRIAGVIFHTDRGSTYTAGAFTALCRRLDIRQSMGRVGSCFDNAAAEAFFSSLEWEVLSRNDFDTISRARAAVIDWCYGFYNHRRRHSAAAGLSPINYENAALTRDAA, from the coding sequence GTGAGCGTGGCCCGTTTCATCGCCGACCAGAGGACCTTCCACCGGGTGCCGCACACGCTGGCCTGCGCCCTGTTGGGGGTGTCGATCTCCTGGTTGTACAAGTGGCTCGACCGCGCCGCGCGTTCCGACGGTGGTGCCACCGCGACCGAGAAGCGCCGCTGCGCGTTGGACGCCGCCGTGGCCGTGGCGTTCGACGACGCCCAGCGGCTACACGGCTCACCCCGTCTGCACGCCGACCTGTGTGAGGCCGGATGGCGGGTGTCGGAGAAGACCGTGGCGGACTCGATGCGCCGCCAGGGCCTGGTCGCCCGCCGGATCAAGCGGCACAACGGGCTGACCCGCCAGGACCGCACGGCGCCGAAGTTCCCGGACCTGCTTCGTCGGGGTTTCACTGCGGCCGAGCCGAACCGCAGATGGGTCGGGGACATGACCGAGATCCCCACCGCGGCCGGGAAGTTGTATCTGGCCACGGTGATCGACCTGTACTCGCGGCGGCTGCTCGGCGCGGCCACGGGGCTGCACCCGAACGCCGAGCTGGCGTGTGCGGCGATCCGGATGGCGGTGGCGGCCCGCGGCGGGGCGGACCGAATCGCCGGGGTGATCTTCCACACCGACCGCGGGTCGACCTACACCGCGGGCGCGTTCACCGCTCTGTGTCGGCGGCTCGACATCCGTCAGTCGATGGGCCGGGTCGGGTCGTGTTTCGACAATGCCGCGGCGGAGGCGTTCTTCTCCAGCCTGGAGTGGGAAGTGCTGTCCCGCAACGACTTCGACACCATCAGTAGGGCGCGGGCGGCGGTCATCGACTGGTGTTACGGCTTCTACAACCACCGGCGGCGACACAGTGCCGCCGCCGGGCTCTCACCGATCAACTACGAGAACGCCGCCCTCACCCGAGACGCGGCATAA
- a CDS encoding CaiB/BaiF CoA transferase family protein has protein sequence MPGLLDGCKVIDMASLFAGPFAATLLGDHGADVIKIEHPRGDDLRDWGPRRDGHPLWWKVVSRNKRCVAVDLHDPDGQDVIRRLVAEADVLISNFRPGRLDAWGLGWDALHEINPRLVMAEVTGFGQSGPHSSLAGFGTLAEAMSGFAAVTGEAGGAPMLPPFGLADGIAGMCTAFAVSSALHSRTTSGVGVHIDTALYEPLMWIIGSHIVEHDQLGIVQERMGNSVPQVVPRNAYRTSDDRWIALSGAAQAVAERLFRIVGRPEAITDPRFATNAARIENRAEVDEMIGGWVARHTRDDVVRILREADAAVAPIYDATDIVTDPHFRFRESVLSVPDPDLGPLGMQGVVPKVDGRAGSVRWTGSSVIGSDTAAVLSEIGIGADRAQELHARGAVHCGQDD, from the coding sequence ATGCCAGGACTGCTGGACGGGTGCAAGGTCATCGACATGGCGTCGTTGTTCGCCGGTCCGTTCGCCGCGACGCTCCTCGGCGACCACGGCGCGGACGTCATCAAGATCGAGCACCCGCGGGGCGACGACCTGCGCGACTGGGGCCCCCGCCGCGACGGGCACCCGCTGTGGTGGAAGGTCGTCAGCCGGAACAAGCGGTGCGTCGCGGTGGACCTGCACGACCCGGACGGGCAGGACGTGATCCGCCGGCTCGTCGCCGAGGCCGACGTCCTGATCTCCAACTTCCGGCCCGGCCGGCTCGACGCCTGGGGCCTGGGCTGGGACGCGCTGCACGAGATCAACCCCCGGCTGGTGATGGCCGAGGTGACCGGCTTCGGGCAGAGCGGCCCGCACAGCTCGCTGGCCGGGTTCGGCACGCTCGCCGAGGCCATGAGCGGGTTCGCGGCGGTGACCGGGGAGGCAGGCGGGGCGCCGATGCTGCCGCCGTTCGGCCTGGCCGACGGGATCGCCGGCATGTGCACCGCCTTCGCCGTCAGCTCGGCCCTGCACTCCCGCACCACCAGCGGGGTCGGCGTGCACATCGACACGGCGCTCTACGAACCACTGATGTGGATCATCGGCAGTCACATCGTCGAGCACGACCAGCTCGGGATCGTCCAGGAGCGGATGGGCAACTCTGTCCCGCAGGTGGTGCCGCGCAACGCCTACCGGACCAGCGACGACCGCTGGATCGCCCTGTCCGGCGCGGCGCAGGCGGTCGCGGAGCGCCTGTTCCGGATCGTCGGCCGTCCCGAGGCGATCACCGATCCCCGGTTCGCCACCAACGCCGCGCGCATCGAGAACCGGGCCGAGGTCGACGAGATGATCGGCGGCTGGGTCGCCCGGCACACCCGCGACGACGTCGTCCGGATCCTGCGGGAGGCCGACGCCGCGGTCGCCCCGATCTACGACGCGACCGACATCGTCACCGATCCGCACTTCCGGTTCCGGGAGAGCGTGCTCTCCGTGCCCGACCCCGATCTCGGCCCGCTGGGCATGCAGGGGGTCGTCCCGAAGGTCGACGGACGCGCGGGGTCGGTCCGGTGGACCGGCTCCAGCGTCATCGGCTCGGACACCGCGGCGGTCCTGTCCGAGATCGGCATCGGCGCCGACCGTGCGCAGGAGCTGCACGCCCGCGGAGCCGTCCACTGCGGACAGGACGACTGA
- a CDS encoding MBL fold metallo-hydrolase, translating into MPSLTTPVPGLHATGTARLPYQDDVLLRSFLLERPAGNVLVHNSPGLTTDAHAIADLGGASHLLVNHEHEAMYGDPGLDVPVFVHERDRAATARSMLVTGTFGDRRMLDDDLEVIPTPGHTAGTTCFLWDSGLHRFLFTGDFVWISDGEWQAVVLDPALREDYLESLALVRDLDFDVLVPWGVSERDACVAMTTRDETRARIDAMIARVGAGEGR; encoded by the coding sequence ATGCCCTCGCTCACCACCCCGGTCCCCGGGCTGCACGCCACCGGGACCGCACGACTGCCGTACCAGGACGACGTCCTGCTGCGCTCGTTCCTGCTCGAACGCCCCGCCGGCAACGTGCTGGTCCACAACTCCCCCGGCCTCACCACGGACGCCCACGCCATCGCCGATCTCGGCGGCGCTTCGCACCTGCTGGTCAACCACGAGCACGAGGCGATGTACGGCGACCCCGGCCTCGACGTGCCGGTGTTCGTCCACGAGCGGGACCGCGCCGCGACGGCCCGGTCCATGCTCGTCACCGGCACGTTCGGGGACCGCCGGATGCTCGACGACGACCTGGAGGTGATCCCCACCCCCGGCCACACCGCGGGCACCACCTGCTTCCTGTGGGACAGCGGCCTCCATCGCTTCCTGTTCACCGGCGACTTCGTCTGGATCTCCGACGGCGAGTGGCAGGCGGTGGTACTGGATCCGGCCCTGCGCGAGGACTACCTGGAGAGCCTGGCCCTGGTCCGCGACCTCGACTTCGACGTGCTGGTGCCCTGGGGCGTCAGCGAGCGGGACGCGTGCGTCGCCATGACGACCCGGGACGAGACCCGGGCCCGGATCGACGCGATGATCGCCCGGGTCGGGGCGGGCGAAGGGCGGTAG
- a CDS encoding 3-keto-5-aminohexanoate cleavage protein: protein MQKLIIEARVNEYAMRDVNPHVPWEPEEIGKEAAALERAGASVLHFHARGSDGAPRHDVGGYAETIAAVRAAGDLAVPPRSWRVLMPRLG, encoded by the coding sequence GTGCAGAAGTTGATCATCGAGGCTCGCGTCAACGAGTACGCGATGCGCGACGTGAACCCGCACGTCCCGTGGGAACCCGAGGAGATCGGGAAGGAGGCCGCCGCACTGGAGCGGGCCGGGGCGTCCGTCCTGCACTTCCACGCCCGCGGATCGGACGGCGCCCCGCGGCACGACGTCGGGGGCTACGCCGAGACGATCGCGGCCGTCCGCGCCGCCGGGGACCTTGCGGTTCCCCCGAGATCGTGGAGGGTTCTTATGCCGCGTCTCGGGTGA
- a CDS encoding transposase produces MPEVRKRYDREFRDGAVRVVEETGKPIAQVARDLGVNEGTLGNWVARAREAREDTEGLSRGGVEELKRLRAENAELRMERDVLKRSVVLWVKEATK; encoded by the coding sequence ATGCCAGAGGTACGGAAGCGCTACGACCGGGAGTTCCGTGACGGAGCGGTCCGGGTCGTGGAGGAGACGGGCAAGCCGATCGCCCAGGTCGCCCGTGACCTGGGGGTCAACGAGGGCACGCTGGGCAACTGGGTGGCCCGTGCACGAGAGGCCCGCGAGGACACCGAGGGCCTGTCTCGCGGCGGCGTCGAGGAGCTCAAGCGGCTGCGCGCGGAGAACGCCGAGCTGCGGATGGAGCGTGATGTCCTCAAGCGATCCGTGGTCCTGTGGGTCAAGGAGGCGACGAAGTGA
- a CDS encoding acylphosphatase gives MSSNTESAVRLIAWVQGDVQGVGFRWWTRSRALELGLLGQARNLDDGRVAVTAEGDRAACEQLLELLRGGGTPGRVSAVSEQWAEATGAFAGFVEA, from the coding sequence GTGAGTAGCAACACGGAATCAGCCGTTCGGCTCATCGCATGGGTCCAAGGGGACGTACAGGGTGTCGGTTTCCGCTGGTGGACCCGATCCCGGGCGCTGGAGCTGGGTCTCCTCGGGCAGGCCAGGAACCTCGACGACGGCCGGGTCGCGGTGACCGCGGAGGGTGATCGCGCGGCGTGCGAGCAGTTGCTGGAGCTGTTGCGGGGCGGTGGGACGCCGGGCCGGGTGAGTGCGGTGTCGGAGCAGTGGGCCGAGGCGACCGGGGCGTTCGCCGGGTTCGTCGAGGCGTGA